From the Falsirhodobacter halotolerans genome, the window TGCTGCGCGCCCGCGCCCTGTGGATGACGGGCGACGAGGCCGAGGCCCGGCGCTGCTTTGCCGCCTATGTCGCCGGGCGGGACGCGGCGTGAACGCGCTTTTGTCCCCCCTTGCCCGGCTGGCACGGATGGCGTCGCAGCGGTCGGATGTGATCGTGGCGACGTTCATGATGCTGGCGGTCGTGATGATGGTCATCCCGCTGCCCACGCTGCTGGTGGACGTGCTGATCGCGGTGAACATCGCCCTCAGCCTTCTGATCCTGGTCGTGGCCTTCTATATCGGGCGGCCTTCGGATTTTTCGGCCCTGCCGCCGATCATTCTGCTGGCCACGCTGTTCCGCCTTGCCCTGTCGATCACCACGACGCGGCTGATTCTGCTGCAGGCGGATGCGGGCGACATCGTCCAGACCTTCGGCCAGTTCGTCATTGGGGGGGAGGTCATCGTCGGCCTTGTCGTCTTCCTCATCATCACGGCGGCGCAGTTCATCGTCATCACCAAGGGCGCCGAACGCGTGGCCGAAGTGGCCGCGCGCTTTACGCTTGATGCGATGCCGGGAAAGCAGATGGCGATCGACAACGACTTGCGCGCGGGCGAGATCGAGGCATCGGAGGCCCGCATTCGCCGCGGGCGGCTGGAACGGGAAAGCCAGCTTTACGGCGCGATGGACGGGGCGATGAAATTCGTCAAGGGCGATGCGATCACGGGTCTCATCATCGTGTTCGTCAACCTGCTGGGCGGGTTGATCGTGGGCATGGTCACCCACGGCATGACCTTCGGCGATGCGGGGCACACCTATTCGCTGCTGACCGTGGGCGACGGCCTGATCGCGCAGATCCCGGCGCTGATGATCTCGCTTGGGGCGGGCACCGTGGTCACGCGTGTGGCCAGCGAGGCGGATCGCGATCTGGGGACGGAGATCCTGCATCAGCTTGGCTCCGACCATCGCCCGCTTTTTCTGGCGGCGGTGGTGCTGGCGGGGGCGGCGCTGGTTCCGGGTTTTCCCACGCTGGTGTTTCTGGTCCTGGCGGCGGCGTTTGCCGGCATGGGCGCGCTGGTGCGGGCCCGCCCCGCCCTCAGGGCAGAGGATGCCCCACCCCCCGAGATGCCCGCCCTGCCGGATGCCCCCGACGACCGGCTGATTTCCGATGGCGCGGTGCGTCACAAGCTGCTGGTCCATGCCGGGCCGACATTGGGTCAATCCTTGTGGTCCGAACGCTTCCGCCGCGATACCGACGATCTGCGTCGCCACCTGCGCGACGATCTTGGGCCCGAGTTTCCGGCAGTGGAACTGCGCGTCGATCCCGCCCTTCCCCCCGACCGCTTCCGTGTGGATCTGGACGGTGTGCCGATCCGCGAAGGCGACATTCCGGCAGGTCGCCTTTTGCTGAACGACGATCCCGTCCATCTGGATCTGCTGGATGTCCCCTATGTCGACGGGCCGGGGCTGATCGACGGGTCGCGCACCATCTGGGTGGCACAGGAACATCGCGCTGCACTGGACCGGGCCGGGATCGGCGCGTTCGATGCGCCTGACGTGCTGACGCGGTGCCTTGACCGGGCGCTGCGCGCCTATGCCGCGCATTTCATCGGCATCCAGGAAACACGCGAGATGCTGACCGCGATGGAGGATGATTACGGCGAACTGGTGCGCGAAGCGGGCCGGGTCCTGCCCCTCAACCGCCTTTCGGACATCCTGCGGCGACTTGTGGAGGAAGGTGTGCCGATCGTGCAGATGCGCGCCATTCTGGAAGCGTTGGTCGAATGGGCGCCACGCGATGGCGACACCGCCTCGCTTACGGAACGCGCGCGCATCGCGTTGGCGCGGCAGATCTGCCACCGCCACGCCCGCATGAACCGCGTGATCGCCGCCCGCATCACCAACCGCGCGACCGAGGATGCGCTGCGCGCCACCGCCCGCACCACCGGCATGG encodes:
- the sctV gene encoding type III secretion system export apparatus subunit SctV, with the translated sequence MNALLSPLARLARMASQRSDVIVATFMMLAVVMMVIPLPTLLVDVLIAVNIALSLLILVVAFYIGRPSDFSALPPIILLATLFRLALSITTTRLILLQADAGDIVQTFGQFVIGGEVIVGLVVFLIITAAQFIVITKGAERVAEVAARFTLDAMPGKQMAIDNDLRAGEIEASEARIRRGRLERESQLYGAMDGAMKFVKGDAITGLIIVFVNLLGGLIVGMVTHGMTFGDAGHTYSLLTVGDGLIAQIPALMISLGAGTVVTRVASEADRDLGTEILHQLGSDHRPLFLAAVVLAGAALVPGFPTLVFLVLAAAFAGMGALVRARPALRAEDAPPPEMPALPDAPDDRLISDGAVRHKLLVHAGPTLGQSLWSERFRRDTDDLRRHLRDDLGPEFPAVELRVDPALPPDRFRVDLDGVPIREGDIPAGRLLLNDDPVHLDLLDVPYVDGPGLIDGSRTIWVAQEHRAALDRAGIGAFDAPDVLTRCLDRALRAYAAHFIGIQETREMLTAMEDDYGELVREAGRVLPLNRLSDILRRLVEEGVPIVQMRAILEALVEWAPRDGDTASLTERARIALARQICHRHARMNRVIAARITNRATEDALRATARTTGMGPGLHPTEAQARTLIDQIRHDGEGPAPVVLTAGDLRHGLRQLLLRHGIDVPVLSYAEIAPEYSVQSLLTLALPASGRGARSLPPAPGPALPHPA